In a single window of the Lynx canadensis isolate LIC74 chromosome E2, mLynCan4.pri.v2, whole genome shotgun sequence genome:
- the NFKBID gene encoding NF-kappa-B inhibitor delta produces the protein MEDPLDTRLYAEPSLPQAGSWRGSGLPSGPPQMPPVTTGPSLDTARAHMLALGPQRLLAQDEEGDTLLHLFAARGLRWAAYAAAEMLQMYRHLDIREHKGKTPLLVAAAANQPLIVEDLLNLGAEPNATDHRGRSVLHVAATYGLPGVLSAVINSGVQVDLEARDFEGLTPLHTAILALNVAMHPPDLCSRVLSTQARDRLACVQMLLHMGADHTSQEIKSNKTVLHLAVQAANPTLVQLLLELPRGDLRAFVNMKAHGNTALHMAAALPPGPPQEAIVRRLLAAGADPTLRNLENEQPVHLLRPGPGPEGLRQLLKRSRVAPPGLSS, from the exons ATGGAG GACCCCCTGGATACCCGGCTTTATGCAGAACCTTCCCTGCCACAGGCAGGATCCTGGAGAGGTTCTGGACTCCCCTCAGGACCCCCACAGATGCCTCCTGTGACCACCGGACCATCTCTGGACACAGCCCGTGCTCACATGCTGGCTTTGGGGCCACAACGGCTGCTGGCCCAGGATGAGGAGGGAGACAC GCTCCTGCACCTGTTTGCGGCTCGTGGCTTGCGCTGGGCAGCATATGCTGCAGCTGAGATGCTCCAAATGTACAGACATCTGGACATTCGTGAGCATAAGGGCAAG ACCCCTCTCCTGGTGGCTGCCGCCGCCAACCAGCCCCTGATTGTGGAGGATCTACTGAACCTgggagcagagcccaatgccactGATCATCGGGGACGTTCTGTCTTGCATGTGGCCGCTACCTATGGGCTCCCAGGAGTCCTCTCG GCTGTGATTAACTCCGGGGTTCAGGTTGACCTAGAAGCCAGAGACTTTGAGG GCCTCACCCCTCTCCACACGGCCATCCTGGCCCTCAATGTTGCTATGCACCCACCTGACCTATGTTCCCGGGTGCTGAGTACCCAGGCCCGAGACAGGCTGGCTTGTGTCCAAATGTTGCTGCACATGGGTGCTGATCACACCAGCCAG GAAATCAAGAGCAATAAGACGGTTCTGCATCTGGCCGTGCAGGCTGCCAATCCCACCCTGGTTCAGCTGCTGCTGGAGCTGCCACGGGGAGACTTGCGGGCCTTTGTCAACATGAAG GCCCATGGGAACACAGCCCTCCACATGGCGGCTGCGCTGCCCCCTGGGCCACCCCAGGAGGCCATCGTGCGGCGCCTGCTGGCAGCTGGGGCAGATCCAACACTGCGAAACCTGGAGAATGAGCAGCCTGTCCACCTGCTGCGGCCCGGGCCGGGCCCCGAAGGG CTCCGGCAGCTGTTGAAAAGGAGCCGTGTGGCACCCCCAGGCCTGTCCTCttag